In the Streptomyces fradiae ATCC 10745 = DSM 40063 genome, one interval contains:
- the narH gene encoding nitrate reductase subunit beta, which translates to MPRGEASIGRVMAQMAMVMNLDKCIGCHTCSVTCKQAWTNRTGVEYVWFNNVETRPGQGYPRRYEDQETWRGGWEVDKRGNLALKAGGRFRKLVQIFSNPRLPALDDYYEPWTYDYETLTDAPLGEHTPVARPRSLITGKDMKISWSANWDDDLGGSAATRDNDVLLNEVSEKIRFEFEQTFMFYLPRICEHCLNPSCAASCPSGAIYKREEDGIVLVDQDRCRGWRMCVTGCPYKKVYFNHRTGKAEKCTFCFPRVEVGLPTVCSETCVGRLRYIGLVLYDADRVLQAAATPDDTGLYEAQREVFLDPRDPAVVRAAERAGIPRDWIDAAQRSPVHALIDTYRVALPLHPEYRTLPMVWYIPPLSPVVDAVRGTGHDAEDHRTLFAAVDALRIPVDYLAGLFTAGDPAPVEAVLQRLAAMRSYMRDINLGRAPDAAIPASVGMDEERMYDMYRLLALAKYDERYVIPPAHAEQAHRLEELATECSLDYEGGPGMGGSGPFGESSGGAAPVAVENYRALRDRQRADTHAVPADGRTRVNLLNWDGRSTPPGLFPPRETPGPDAPGGAGPTDPDAPPGPGPGPGPGGDGERRPRP; encoded by the coding sequence ATGCCACGCGGCGAAGCGTCCATCGGACGGGTCATGGCCCAGATGGCGATGGTGATGAACCTCGACAAGTGCATCGGCTGCCACACCTGCTCCGTCACCTGCAAGCAGGCGTGGACCAACCGCACCGGCGTCGAGTACGTGTGGTTCAACAACGTCGAGACCCGCCCCGGCCAGGGGTACCCGCGCCGCTACGAGGACCAGGAGACCTGGCGGGGCGGCTGGGAGGTCGACAAGCGCGGGAACCTGGCGCTCAAGGCCGGCGGCCGCTTCAGGAAGCTCGTCCAGATCTTCTCCAACCCCAGGCTGCCCGCCCTCGACGACTACTACGAGCCGTGGACGTACGACTACGAGACCCTGACCGACGCCCCGCTGGGGGAGCACACCCCCGTCGCCCGCCCCAGATCCCTCATCACCGGCAAGGACATGAAGATCTCCTGGTCGGCCAACTGGGACGACGACCTCGGCGGCTCGGCCGCCACCCGTGACAACGACGTCCTGCTGAACGAGGTCTCCGAGAAGATCAGGTTCGAGTTCGAGCAGACCTTCATGTTCTACCTGCCCAGGATCTGCGAGCACTGCCTCAACCCGTCCTGCGCGGCCTCCTGCCCCTCCGGCGCGATCTACAAGCGGGAGGAGGACGGCATCGTCCTGGTCGACCAGGACCGCTGCCGCGGCTGGCGGATGTGCGTCACCGGCTGCCCGTACAAGAAGGTCTACTTCAACCACCGCACCGGCAAGGCGGAGAAGTGCACCTTCTGCTTCCCGCGCGTCGAGGTGGGCCTGCCCACCGTCTGCTCCGAGACCTGCGTCGGCCGCCTGCGCTACATCGGCCTCGTCCTCTACGACGCCGACCGCGTCCTCCAGGCCGCCGCCACCCCCGACGACACCGGCCTCTACGAGGCGCAGCGGGAGGTCTTCCTCGACCCGCGCGACCCCGCGGTCGTACGGGCGGCGGAGCGGGCCGGCATCCCCCGCGACTGGATCGACGCCGCGCAGCGCTCCCCGGTCCACGCCCTGATCGACACCTACCGGGTGGCCCTGCCGCTGCACCCGGAGTACCGCACCCTCCCCATGGTCTGGTACATCCCACCGCTCTCCCCGGTCGTCGACGCGGTCCGCGGCACCGGTCACGACGCCGAGGACCACCGCACCCTCTTCGCCGCCGTCGACGCCCTGCGCATCCCCGTCGACTACCTCGCCGGGCTCTTCACCGCCGGCGACCCGGCCCCCGTCGAGGCGGTGCTGCAGCGCCTGGCCGCCATGCGCTCCTACATGCGCGACATCAACCTGGGCCGCGCACCGGACGCCGCCATCCCGGCGTCCGTCGGCATGGACGAGGAGCGGATGTACGACATGTACCGGCTGCTCGCCCTCGCCAAGTACGACGAGCGGTACGTCATCCCGCCCGCCCACGCCGAACAGGCCCACCGCCTGGAGGAGCTGGCCACCGAGTGCAGCCTCGACTACGAGGGCGGCCCGGGCATGGGCGGCTCCGGGCCGTTCGGCGAGAGCTCCGGCGGCGCCGCGCCCGTCGCGGTGGAGAACTACCGGGCGCTGCGCGACCGGCAGCGCGCCGACACCCACGCCGTCCCGGCGGACGGGCGCACCCGCGTCAACCTCCTGAACTGGGACGGCAGGAGCACACCGCCCGGACTCTTCCCACCCCGCGAGACCCCCGGCCCCGACGCCCCCGGCGGCGCCGGCCCCACCGACCCCGACGCTCCCCCCGGCCCCGGCCCCGGCCCCGGCCCCGGCGGCGACGGAGAAAGGCGGCCCCGGCCGTGA
- the narJ gene encoding nitrate reductase molybdenum cofactor assembly chaperone, translating to MKSTLKPAARTSGARTPRLRALRDLRARPEPWRAAAWQVQSLLLAYPDDAFTPHLALARRVAEVLPDRVRDPLLGFTAHAERSAPAELAAAYVAAFDHQRRCCPYLTYYAHGDTRRRGIALLRVKRAYAAAGWRLDDGELPDHLAVVLEFAAAEPLAGHRLLTEHRAGVELLRLALREERSPWAALLDSVSATLPGLAGDERAAVARLAAEGPPEEHVGLDPYAPPSFPPGAAAGGPR from the coding sequence GTGAAGAGCACGCTCAAGCCCGCCGCCCGCACATCCGGCGCCCGCACACCCCGCCTGCGCGCCCTCCGAGACCTCCGGGCCCGCCCGGAGCCGTGGCGCGCCGCGGCGTGGCAGGTCCAGTCCCTGCTGCTCGCCTACCCGGACGACGCGTTCACGCCGCATCTGGCCCTGGCCCGCCGGGTCGCCGAGGTCCTCCCCGACCGGGTCCGGGACCCGCTGCTCGGCTTCACCGCGCACGCCGAGCGGTCCGCCCCGGCCGAACTGGCGGCGGCGTACGTCGCCGCCTTCGACCACCAGAGGCGCTGCTGCCCCTACCTCACCTACTACGCCCACGGCGACACCCGGAGGCGCGGCATCGCGCTGCTCCGCGTGAAACGGGCCTACGCCGCCGCCGGATGGCGGCTGGACGACGGCGAACTCCCCGACCACCTCGCCGTCGTCCTGGAGTTCGCCGCCGCGGAACCCCTCGCGGGGCACCGGCTGCTCACCGAGCACCGCGCGGGCGTGGAGCTGCTGCGCCTGGCCCTGCGCGAGGAGCGTTCGCCGTGGGCGGCGCTGCTGGACTCCGTCTCGGCCACCCTGCCCGGCCTGGCGGGCGACGAGCGCGCGGCCGTCGCCCGGCTCGCCGCCGAGGGCCCGCCCGAGGAGCACGTGGGCCTCGACCCGTACGCGCCCCCGTCCTTCCCGCCCGGCGCCGCCGCGGGGGGACCCCGATGA